The segment CGCGTCGTCACCGGCGACGCCGTCGCGTGGGGCGAGGTGTACTTCGACGGGGTGGGGTGGGTGCCGTTCTCCGTCACCCCGGGCGCGTACGACACGGAGACCGCCGAGGACCCGGCGAGCGCGTCGGCGCCCGACGAGCCGGACGCCGCCGAGGACGACCCCGCCGAGGAGGAGACCCACGACCTGTCGGCCCCGGTCTCGGAGACCGATTCGCGGTCAGTGCCGCGTTCCTGGCTGATCCTTGGCGGGTTGGCGGGCCTGTTGCTGGCCGGACTGCTGGCGATTCCCCTGTCGCGCCGGATCCGACAGGAGCGTCGACTCCGCTCCGGCCCGGTCACGTCCCGGGTTCTGGGGGCGTGGCATGAGCTGCACGACACACTGCGCCAGTGCGGGGTCCAACCCACCCGTGGGGACACGGTGTTGGACGTCGTGGGCGCGGCGCGTCGCGTCGCGGGCGGACCCGACGCCGACCCGACCACCGCCACGGACCTGCTCTCGCTGGAGCGCGCGGTGAACGTGGTGTCGTTCGGTCCGGAGGCGGGGTCCGTCGAAGCGGAGATCGGGGCGGTCGTCGACGGGACGCGGCGGCAGCTACGCGTCCTGCGACGCACCCGGGGGCGCGTCCGGCGCCTTCTCTGGTGGTTCGACCCGCGTCCGTTGCTGTGGCGGCACGTGAGAACGCGACCGAGGGGATCATCGACATGAGCGACGGCGCCCGTCTCGTTGCCGGGTATCACCGCCTGGAGGTGGTGTACCGGGGGGAGACGTCGACGATCTACCGCGGTCTCCCCGACGGTGGCTCGGACCCGGTGGCGATCAAGGTCCTGCGGGATCCGGCTGGGGTGGACGAGGTCGACCAGCTCACCACCCTGTCCGGAGCACCGGGGATCGTGGCCGCACTCGACAACGGGCAGACGTCGTCGGGGCGCACCTACGTGGTGATGCCGTTCTACGACGGTGACTACGCCGCGCGGCTGGCCCACCATCCCATCCCGCTGACCGAGGTCGTCCTCGCGGCCTGGTCGGTCGCCAACGCCTTGACGGCCATGCACGAGCGGGGGCTACTGCACCACGGTGTGCAACCCAGCAACGTGCTGTACTCGCGGGACACCACCGTCCTCGCCGACTTCGGCTCGACCGCGCCGGTGACGGACACCCCCGAGCCGCCCGGCCCCGACGCCTACGAGGTTCCCCACGCCCCGCCCGAGGCCCTGCGCGGCGATCCCCCGTCCCCCGCCTCGGACGTGTACCGTCTCGCGTCCACCGTGTGGACTCTCCTGGGCGGCCATCTCCCGTACGTCGACGCGGCCGGCACCCGCGTGGACCCCTTCGACTACCGTGACCGGGCGCTCGCCACTCCGCCCCCACGAATCCCGCGCGCCGACGTCCCCCAGACGCTGCGCGACGTCGTACAGCGAGCGATGTCGGTGGAGCCGAGCGACCGGTTCGCCACCGCCACGGACTTCGCGACAGCCCTGATCACCGCCCACCCCGCCGCCTCGGCGTTCCTCGCCCCCATCCCTCGTGCGCCAGAGGCCGGACCGGCAGGCGCGGTCGCGGACCCTCGCCACACCACCCCCATCGCTCCCGGCGGGACCTCGCCGGACGGTGAAGCCAACGGCGGCGACGAAGGCCGCGCCGACTCGCCGTCTTCGGCGCGCGGGGACACCGAGCGGCTCGGCGCTGCCACGGGGGATGACGTCGGCGCCGCGGATCCTCCGGAAGTTGCCCAGGCCGAAGGTGGGGGTGTGCCCGGCTCGGCCGTGTCGTCCGGCGGCGGCTCCCTCCCAGCGAGCCCCGCCCGCGACGACGTTGGCGACTCTGCGGAATCGGCAGCACCCGCCTCCGACCTCACCGACACCGACGATGTCGGAGCCGGTGAGGGGACCGCGAGCCCGCCCCGCGCGTCCGCCACCCCCTTGTCGGACGACGCGCGCGGCGCAAGGGACACGATGGAGGCCACAACCGACCGGCCCGACGCCGGTCCAGCGACGACGCGGAGCACTCCACCGTCGTCACCAGGGGACGACGAGCACACCGGCGACTCCCCACCTGACGTGTCCTCAGTAGCCGAAGGCACTGCCGCGTCTGGGCCATCGACAGGCGGGGCCACCGAACGGCGAGATCCCGACACGACGGACGGAGTGGGCGCCGACGGGGTGGTTTCCCCCGACACCTCCGCCACCTCATCGCCGAACAGTGCCGATGCCCCGGCCACGACCACGCCTCCCGCCGGCGACTCGCCGGACGCGATACCCCCCACGCCTTCCCACGAAGACGCACAGGACGCTGGCGCGGCCCCCACCCACTCGACCGAGGCGGACGCCGACAGCGACCGAGCCGGCGAGGGGACCTCTAACCCGGGCCACGCGTCTATGGACCCCTTGCCGGACGACATACGCGACACAAAGGACAGAGCGGAGGCCACAAGCCACCGGCCCGGCGCCGGTCCGGCGACGGAGAGCACTCCACCGTCCTCACCAGGGGACGACGTGCACACCGGCGAACCCGCAGCCGACACCTCCGCCACCTCGTCACCGACCAATGCCGACGCCCCGGCCACGTCCACGCCTGCCGATGCCGATGACTCGCCGGACGCGGCACCCACCGCCCCTTCCCGGAATGGCTCGACCGAGGAGGATGCCGGCGACGTCGGGGCTCGCGCGGGGGACGCGGTGCAGACCACAGCCGTTCCGCCCGACGCGTCCGCCATAGAGAAAGGCGCCGTCTCCCCAGTGCCGTCGGCGCGCGGCGCCGCCGAACGGAGAGGTCCCGGCACGACGGACGGGGCGGACACCGGCGAGGCGGTTTCCCCCGACGCCGCCGACGCGTCCGCCAGCTCAACGCCGGACGACGCCGACGACTCGTCGGTCGCGAAACCCCTCACCCCTGCCCGGGAAGGCACACAGGACGCCCGACCGAACGAGGCGGACGCCGACCCCCATGGGGACAAGGAGACGAGTTCCCCCTCACCATCCTCTGCTGACGAGGAAGGCACGGGTGGATCCACCCCCGACACGACTCCGGAGCACGCGGCAGCGCAGGAGGCCGAAGGGCCGTCCACTGGCCAACGAGAGACGAGCACCGTGCCGGCCGACGCGTCCGCCAACTCATCGCCGAACGACGTCCACGGTCCGGACACGACCACGCCTCCCGACGGCGGCACCGCACCAACGCACGCCACGCCTGCCGACGTGGGCGACTCCTCGGACGCGACCCCCCTTACCCCTACTCGGGGAGACGCACAGGACACCCGGTCGAGCGAGGCGGCCGCCGGCGACGTCGGAGCTGATGCGGGGGCCAGGTTGGACACCACATCCCCGCCGCCCGACGCGTCGGCCGAAGAAGGCATCACCGTCCCGAGGTCTTCGCCGCGCGAGGAAGCCGAACGGCAAGGTGCGGACACGATGGACGGGGTATCCACCCCGTCCTCACCGGAGGGCGCACAGACCGGGAAGGGGAACACCCCCCAACCACCACCCCCTGCGGACTCCGGCGGGGCGGTATCCCCCGACGCCGCCGACGCGTCCGCCGGCTCCTCGCCGGACGATGTCGGCGGTCCGGCTACGCCCACGCCTACCGACGTGGAGGGCTCGTCAGACACGGAGGAATCCGCCTCCACGTCTTCCGACGCCGACTCCCACCGCGACACGTCTGGGGAGGACACCGGTGAATCCTCCCCAGACGTGTCATCGGGGCTCGCCGCCGATGGCCGGAACGACGGTCCCGCCGTCAGTCGCCCAGGAGCGCACACCGCCCGAGCCAGCTCCGGAGCTCCGGGTGACGCGGGCGCCGTGACGGGCGCTGGCGCCACATCCACCGGCCCATCGTCGAACGGCGGGGACGAATCCTCGACCACGTCGTCCGGCGATGGCTCCGCGTCCGCCGGCTCCACCCCGGGCGATGTGAGTGACGGGAAGAACGCTTCGGGATCCGCCTCCGAACGCCCCGGCTCGGGATCACGGCGCGCGGCCATCCGACGGCGGGGCACCCGTAGGACCGCCAGAGCACGGACCGCGAGCTCCCCCGAAGGGGAGCGAGACGACGACGGGAATTCGCCGAGTGCCAGTCACTCGCCCTCCAACGCCTCGACGGCATCCGGGGACTCGACCTCAGCGGACCCCGAAGCGGACGGCGATCCCGTGAAGGGCCGGTCGAAGGGCGCGAGCACCTCGGCTCATGGCTCCTCCTCGGCTGACACCGAGGAGGAAGACAACGCCCAACGGTCGGACTCGGACTCCGGCGACGCCGACGGTCGCACGCCTCCGTCGAAGGAGGCGATCACCGCGCTGGTCGAACAGTTGCGGCAGGCGACGGACAACGCACGGACGGGGGCTGGCGGGAGCTCGCGGCCGGAAGACGCATGGGCGGCGTTGCCGGGGTGGAGTGGGTCGAGTGCCGCACCGCCCCCCGCGCCGGCCGGCCCGCCGCAACAGGCGCAACCAGGGCCCCCTGAGTCGGCCCCGACGGTTCCGGCGGAGCCCTCAGCGCCACCGCGGATGGAGGCGGGGCCGCCAGTGGGTCATCAACCTGGCCCGTCGGCCCCGGCGCCCGCTCCGCCGCCTCCCCCGGACTACTCCGGGATCGCCGCTCCGGCTCGGCAGCGGCCCGCGTTGATCGCGGTCGCCGTGATCGCGATCGGGTTCCTCGCGGTGACCGCCGCGGCGATCGCCTTCCTGCGGCCCGGTCTCGGCGGTGACCTCATCGCCTCCATTCGGGGCTCGGACGGGGCCGGCGGCGACACTCAGGCCGAGGACGACATGTCCACGCCGTTGGAGCAGGCCCCGGACGCTCCTCCGGCGCCCCCCGCGGAGGGGAACCCCGAGGCGGCTCCCACCGATGTGGAGATCGTGGAGGATCTCGGCCACGAGGTGGTGCTGTCCTGGACGGACAACACCGACGGCTCGGGCTCGCACCACGTCGTTGGTGGTCAGAGCGGGGCGGTCCCGGGGAACCTCGTGGACGCTGATCCCGGTGAGACCGAGGTCCGGGTGAGTGGTCTGAACACCGGCGTGGACTACTGCTTCACCGTCATCTCCGTGCTCAGTGTGGACGACGTGGGCAGCGCGGAGCAGGTCTGCACCACCCGTGAGACCGACGGAGAGCAGGCATAGGCACCACTTGTCGGATTGGTGTGATCGTGGAGCCAGATCCGGGGTGACGCGGCCCGCGTGGCGCCGTCGAGGTTCCCGGCCAGCTTGTCGTGGAGGGCTCCGGCCGCCCGGTTTCGTTTTGAGCTGGTAGTTCGCCCGCTCCACCGTCCACCGTGTTCGCGGCCCAGCGAGACGCCGGTCGACTCGCACCGAACGAGCTCCACCCACCCACCCTCACATCCATAAGCGGCACCCAGCCCCGAGGTCCCAAGTGGCGAACTAGCTAGCCGTCGGCGTATAGTTGTCTACGAATAGTTGCTGCGAGGTGTGTGATGGCCAAACGTCGGGCGATGTCGAACCTGTTGGGGTTGGCACTGCTGTCTTTGCTGATGCCGGGACATCCGATGCACCCCTACCAGATGGCCGCCGCCCTACGCCGGACCGGCAAGTGGGACGACATGGGGGCGAAGACGGGTTCGCTCTACACCGTGGTTCGCAACCTGGAACGACATGGGTTCATCGCGGCGAGCGACAGCTACCGGGAAGGGCGCCGGCCGGAGCGCACGGAGTACACCATCACGCCGGCCGGACTGCGCGAGCTCGAGGACTGGCTGCGTGATCTTGTGGCACACCCGGACCACCCGTACTCCGGTTTCGAGGCCGCGCTGTCGGTGCTCGGCGCGCTCCCCCCGGACCAGGCGGTCGAGCTTCTTCGCGAGCGGTTGCGCGCGTTGGAGGCGGACGTGGAGCGTCGCCGGGAGGCCCTGCGGGAACACCGTGCCGCGGTACAGCGGATCTTCTTGATCGATGCCGAGCTCACGCTGGCGATGCGGGAGGCCGAGTCCGCGTGGGTGCGGGCACTCGTCCACGATCTCGACTCGGGCTCGCTCGAGGGTCTGGACGGCTGGCGCGCGCTGCACGCCAGCGGAACCACCTCGTCCCAGTTCACCGAGCTGCTGTCGGAGGAGGGACCCACCACGACCTGAAAGCCACGCTCTGAACCCCTCGGCGCCGTGGGGCAACACGGCGCCGAGGGCGAGACCTCGCACCCGACCCCGCCGAGGGCGGCATCGACGCACGAAGCGACACGCGCGATTCTATGCCAGTTCCATCCTCGGTGGGCTCGGGTGCAACCCACTCCCACCTGGAGGAACATCCATGACCAAGGATTCTCGTTCTCGCGCGCCCGCGTGGCTCGCGCTCGGAGCCATCGCGGGTCCGCTCCTGTTCACTCTCGGCTGGTTCGTCATCGGCCTCGTCAGTCCCGGATACCCGGTGGGCGGCGACTACATCGCCCCCTACTCCGTCGTCAGCCAACCCATCAGCGGGCTGGGGATGGGGGTCACCGCCCTCGCCATGAATCTGGTGTTCGTGCTGAGCGGACTTCTCCTGGCCGTCGGGATCATCGGTGCGTTCCGGTCGATGACGCCGGTGCACCACCCCGCCCGGCACTGGATCGTCGCTGCCCTGCTCTGTCTCTCCCCCGCTGGCAGTGTCCTGGCGGGGCTGTTCGACCTGGAGCATCCGGTTCCGCACCTCGCGGGGTTCCTGCTGATCACCGCGACCCCGATCGTCAGCTTCGTCGTCGCGGGTCTCTACTTCCGCACTCTTCCGGGCTGGCACCGGTTCGGCGTCCTCCTCCCGATCGGAAGCGTGGCCGCTCTCATCCTGCTGGTGTCGTTCTTCGTGAGCTTTGACCAGGCGACCACCGCCGCCAACGAGGGCGTGGCCGGTCTCACCAGTCGCGCCCTGGGAATCGCCGTCCACACGTGGTTCGTGGTCCTGGGCTGGAAGGCCTGGCGACAGCGCGGCTAGCCACCGTGTCCCGAAAACCAGCGCCCCCGAGCCGGGACGGACGGCCCGGGGGCGCACCCTCATCCCGCGGCGAGTGCGGTGAGTACCGGTGAGCAGCCGGCGTCGATCCTCAGCGTGGCCCAGGGATCCCCTCGGGTCGGTCCCCGGTTGAGCAGCACCACGGGCTTCCCCTGCCGCGCGGCGTACTTCACGAATCGCAGACCCGACCACACCGTGAGCGACGATCCGGCGACCAGGAGCGCGTCGGCGGCGTCGATGGTCGCGTAACACCGCGCCACCCGCGCCTTGGGGACGTTCTCCCCGAAGTAGACGATGTCCGGTTTGAGTATCCCAGCGCAGTCGACGCAGTCAGCGACGCGGAACCCCTCCGTGGACCCCACTGCCGCGTCCGCGTCGGGGGCGATCTCGATCTCGGGCACCGCGGTGGAGAAGTCGGGGTTGAGGGTCCGGAGTCGGTCGGCGAGTTCGGCCCGCCGCGTCACCTGGCGGCAGCTCAGGCAGATGACGCGGTCGTAGCGGCCGTGGAGGTCGATGGTGCGGTGGCTTCCCGCGACCTCGTGCAGCGTGTCGACGTTCTGGGTGATGACTCCGGTGAGCTGGCCCCGTCGTTCCAGCGCGACCAGAGCCCGGTGTCCGGGATTGGGCCGCGCGGCGCGCATGTGGTGCCAGCCGACGTGGTTGCGGGCCCAGTAGTGGCGGCGGAAGCTCGCGTCGCCGACGAACTGCTGATAGGTCATGGGCTGGCGTGGTGGCGAGTCGGGTCCTCGGTAGTCGGGGATCCCGGAGTCGGTGGAGAGTCCGGCACCCGTGAGGACCGCTGTCGGCCCGTCGCCGAGCACGGCGCGGACCTGTGCCGCGAGCTCTCCCACCTCGGTGGATTCCGTCAGGCGCACAGAACCAGGGTACGGTCCATCCCGGGCGCTGTGGTCGCCGTCCCCCACCCCAGGTTTCACCCCCTCCCACCTCAGCCCACACCGTGTCCGATACCCCGGCAGCGGTCCGTAACCATGGCGGCATGCCCACTGAGAGTGATAAGACAATTACGCGACGGCGGCCATCCATGACGCCGCCGTCGCGCCACCCCTTCGCTCCGCGGGTGGCGGGCCCGCATCCGCTTCCCCCGGTACGCCCCCACCCCCATCCCTGGAGGGGCTTCTCACATGAGCACGCCCTGGCGGAGGAATACCGGGGGCGTGGGTTAAGGTTCCTAGTGTGAAGGTCAGGCGAATTGCCTGCCCCGGACGAGGTGCGTCGTACCCGGTCACGACAAGACGACGCGAAGCCCTTCGTCGGAGGTAGCAATGGCTTGGCTTTTTCTTGTCGTGTCCGGACTTTTGGAAACCGTGTGGGCGACCGCGCTGTCGTTCACCAAGGGATTCACCCGGCTCTGGCCCTCTGTGGTCTTCTTCGTATCGCTGGCGCTCAGTATGGGTGGCCTGGCGATGGCGCTGCGCACGATCCCCGTCGGTACCGGATACGCGATCTGGGTGGGGATCGGTGCGATCGGCACCGCAATTGTCGGAATGGTGTGGCTCGGTGAGGGCGTGAGCGTCGCCAAGATCGTGTGTCTCGGGTTGCTCGTGTCCGGCATCGTCGGACTGAAGCTCCTGCACTAGTCGCGGCGTCCGCGGGTGGTCACTCGCGCCCGACTTCCTCAACGACCGGGATCCCGGAATTGTCCGGATAGTAGCTGAGTGTTCCCGGCTGGAAGTCGCCCAGCGCGGTGACCACCCCCACCATCTCGTCCCCCGGCGCCAGACTCACCGTCCCCCCGTCCGCGATCTCGCGCACGTCGACGCCAAGCGCCGGATCATGGGCGGTACCGTCC is part of the Spiractinospora alimapuensis genome and harbors:
- a CDS encoding protein kinase domain-containing protein; its protein translation is MSDGARLVAGYHRLEVVYRGETSTIYRGLPDGGSDPVAIKVLRDPAGVDEVDQLTTLSGAPGIVAALDNGQTSSGRTYVVMPFYDGDYAARLAHHPIPLTEVVLAAWSVANALTAMHERGLLHHGVQPSNVLYSRDTTVLADFGSTAPVTDTPEPPGPDAYEVPHAPPEALRGDPPSPASDVYRLASTVWTLLGGHLPYVDAAGTRVDPFDYRDRALATPPPRIPRADVPQTLRDVVQRAMSVEPSDRFATATDFATALITAHPAASAFLAPIPRAPEAGPAGAVADPRHTTPIAPGGTSPDGEANGGDEGRADSPSSARGDTERLGAATGDDVGAADPPEVAQAEGGGVPGSAVSSGGGSLPASPARDDVGDSAESAAPASDLTDTDDVGAGEGTASPPRASATPLSDDARGARDTMEATTDRPDAGPATTRSTPPSSPGDDEHTGDSPPDVSSVAEGTAASGPSTGGATERRDPDTTDGVGADGVVSPDTSATSSPNSADAPATTTPPAGDSPDAIPPTPSHEDAQDAGAAPTHSTEADADSDRAGEGTSNPGHASMDPLPDDIRDTKDRAEATSHRPGAGPATESTPPSSPGDDVHTGEPAADTSATSSPTNADAPATSTPADADDSPDAAPTAPSRNGSTEEDAGDVGARAGDAVQTTAVPPDASAIEKGAVSPVPSARGAAERRGPGTTDGADTGEAVSPDAADASASSTPDDADDSSVAKPLTPAREGTQDARPNEADADPHGDKETSSPSPSSADEEGTGGSTPDTTPEHAAAQEAEGPSTGQRETSTVPADASANSSPNDVHGPDTTTPPDGGTAPTHATPADVGDSSDATPLTPTRGDAQDTRSSEAAAGDVGADAGARLDTTSPPPDASAEEGITVPRSSPREEAERQGADTMDGVSTPSSPEGAQTGKGNTPQPPPPADSGGAVSPDAADASAGSSPDDVGGPATPTPTDVEGSSDTEESASTSSDADSHRDTSGEDTGESSPDVSSGLAADGRNDGPAVSRPGAHTARASSGAPGDAGAVTGAGATSTGPSSNGGDESSTTSSGDGSASAGSTPGDVSDGKNASGSASERPGSGSRRAAIRRRGTRRTARARTASSPEGERDDDGNSPSASHSPSNASTASGDSTSADPEADGDPVKGRSKGASTSAHGSSSADTEEEDNAQRSDSDSGDADGRTPPSKEAITALVEQLRQATDNARTGAGGSSRPEDAWAALPGWSGSSAAPPPAPAGPPQQAQPGPPESAPTVPAEPSAPPRMEAGPPVGHQPGPSAPAPAPPPPPDYSGIAAPARQRPALIAVAVIAIGFLAVTAAAIAFLRPGLGGDLIASIRGSDGAGGDTQAEDDMSTPLEQAPDAPPAPPAEGNPEAAPTDVEIVEDLGHEVVLSWTDNTDGSGSHHVVGGQSGAVPGNLVDADPGETEVRVSGLNTGVDYCFTVISVLSVDDVGSAEQVCTTRETDGEQA
- a CDS encoding PadR family transcriptional regulator; its protein translation is MAKRRAMSNLLGLALLSLLMPGHPMHPYQMAAALRRTGKWDDMGAKTGSLYTVVRNLERHGFIAASDSYREGRRPERTEYTITPAGLRELEDWLRDLVAHPDHPYSGFEAALSVLGALPPDQAVELLRERLRALEADVERRREALREHRAAVQRIFLIDAELTLAMREAESAWVRALVHDLDSGSLEGLDGWRALHASGTTSSQFTELLSEEGPTTT
- a CDS encoding DUF998 domain-containing protein — translated: MTKDSRSRAPAWLALGAIAGPLLFTLGWFVIGLVSPGYPVGGDYIAPYSVVSQPISGLGMGVTALAMNLVFVLSGLLLAVGIIGAFRSMTPVHHPARHWIVAALLCLSPAGSVLAGLFDLEHPVPHLAGFLLITATPIVSFVVAGLYFRTLPGWHRFGVLLPIGSVAALILLVSFFVSFDQATTAANEGVAGLTSRALGIAVHTWFVVLGWKAWRQRG
- a CDS encoding NAD-dependent protein deacetylase, translated to MTESTEVGELAAQVRAVLGDGPTAVLTGAGLSTDSGIPDYRGPDSPPRQPMTYQQFVGDASFRRHYWARNHVGWHHMRAARPNPGHRALVALERRGQLTGVITQNVDTLHEVAGSHRTIDLHGRYDRVICLSCRQVTRRAELADRLRTLNPDFSTAVPEIEIAPDADAAVGSTEGFRVADCVDCAGILKPDIVYFGENVPKARVARCYATIDAADALLVAGSSLTVWSGLRFVKYAARQGKPVVLLNRGPTRGDPWATLRIDAGCSPVLTALAAG
- a CDS encoding DMT family transporter produces the protein MAWLFLVVSGLLETVWATALSFTKGFTRLWPSVVFFVSLALSMGGLAMALRTIPVGTGYAIWVGIGAIGTAIVGMVWLGEGVSVAKIVCLGLLVSGIVGLKLLH